In Cycloclasticus sp., a single genomic region encodes these proteins:
- a CDS encoding ATP-binding protein, whose product MINLLPKTTSSAPSENLKHLLSLRALNISGQLIAIIVSIYYLEMALPIKPLAIILITLITWSLFTLFLLKKPSNITDNSFFIQLIVDVVALTAILYFTGGATNPFVWFLLVPHTIVSTLLPRVHVWLMALLTSSSYTLLVFFYRPLVHLDHTMEISAGGHFADHIIGMWIGFVLSTFLLAYFVAGMAESLRKRNKLLSDMKERIFIDERLVALGTLATGAAHELGTPLGTMDVLAHELKIELEQTDNQSAISKLSIIGEQIKRCKNVLFSITETATSEKYDAGQLLAIDQYITNVLNQWRISNLDVNLIELINGKGATPKLISNLTLTRALINILDNAAQASPSYVKLTINWNEECVSLVIEDEGKGMDDAQLARLGTHMMSSKEEGLGIGIYITKATLEQLGGDIKWANRKPKGMRVSISLPLRA is encoded by the coding sequence ATGATAAACCTACTTCCTAAGACCACCTCTTCCGCACCCAGTGAAAATTTAAAGCATTTATTGTCGCTAAGGGCGCTCAACATCAGTGGGCAATTGATCGCTATTATTGTCAGTATTTATTATCTGGAAATGGCTTTACCCATTAAGCCGTTGGCGATCATATTAATCACTCTAATCACTTGGAGTTTGTTTACACTTTTTTTACTAAAAAAACCCTCAAATATCACCGACAATAGTTTCTTTATCCAGTTGATTGTTGACGTTGTCGCATTGACCGCTATTTTATATTTCACTGGCGGTGCAACCAACCCATTTGTTTGGTTTTTATTAGTGCCACACACTATTGTCTCCACCCTACTACCGCGCGTGCATGTTTGGTTAATGGCCTTACTCACCTCTTCATCATATACTTTGCTTGTGTTTTTTTATCGACCCTTAGTGCACCTTGATCACACAATGGAAATAAGCGCGGGAGGGCACTTTGCAGACCATATTATTGGCATGTGGATTGGTTTTGTATTGTCTACTTTTTTATTAGCCTATTTTGTAGCAGGTATGGCTGAATCGCTGCGCAAAAGAAATAAATTATTATCTGACATGAAGGAACGCATATTTATAGATGAGCGCCTTGTCGCTTTAGGCACATTAGCGACCGGAGCAGCACATGAATTAGGAACACCATTAGGAACGATGGATGTTCTAGCCCATGAGCTAAAAATCGAGCTTGAGCAAACGGATAATCAATCAGCCATTAGTAAATTATCTATCATTGGCGAGCAAATAAAACGCTGTAAAAATGTACTTTTTAGCATCACTGAAACAGCGACTTCTGAGAAGTATGATGCAGGGCAATTATTAGCCATTGATCAATACATTACCAACGTCCTTAATCAATGGCGAATTTCAAATTTAGATGTGAATCTAATTGAGCTGATCAATGGAAAAGGAGCTACCCCAAAGCTCATTTCCAACCTAACGCTGACACGTGCTCTTATTAACATTTTAGATAATGCGGCTCAAGCATCACCTTCATATGTAAAACTAACGATTAACTGGAATGAAGAATGCGTTAGCCTTGTCATTGAAGATGAAGGAAAAGGTATGGATGACGCACAGTTAGCTAGGTTGGGCACACATATGATGAGTTCTAAAGAAGAAGGATTAGGAATAGGGATCTACATCACTAAAGCTACCTTGGAGCAATTAGGTGGCGATATTAAATGGGCAAACCGCAAACCGAAGGGTATGCGCGTCAGCATTTCACTTCCCTTGAGAGCTTAA
- a CDS encoding diguanylate cyclase, translating to MNSKQQESKQSVTGLADAATFEEQTKHLLEFSKRTNAKAVMLFITFDLLISDINTQQSDLALKAIADRLLSKARDSDVYAHLYDMNFANLTIETSEDHVSILVEKLKNELAEPIVLEGGSSIKLNAAIGIAEFPQQGDSYKELLDIAKKDALK from the coding sequence ATGAATTCCAAGCAACAAGAGAGTAAGCAGTCTGTAACAGGTTTAGCCGATGCAGCGACTTTTGAAGAACAAACTAAACACTTACTTGAATTTAGCAAACGTACTAATGCAAAGGCAGTTATGCTGTTTATTACGTTTGATTTACTCATTAGCGATATCAATACGCAACAAAGTGATCTTGCCTTAAAAGCGATTGCCGATCGTCTATTATCTAAGGCCCGTGATTCAGACGTTTATGCGCATTTATATGATATGAATTTCGCGAATCTTACGATTGAAACCAGCGAAGACCACGTTTCTATACTGGTCGAAAAACTGAAAAATGAGTTGGCTGAACCGATTGTGTTAGAAGGCGGTTCCTCAATTAAACTAAATGCTGCGATCGGTATTGCAGAGTTTCCGCAACAAGGGGATTCCTATAAGGAACTCCTCGATATAGCAAAAAAGGATGCCCTAAAGTAA
- a CDS encoding NADP-dependent isocitrate dehydrogenase has translation MSSKIIYTQTDEAPLLATSSLLPIIKTFAAAADIDVQLADISLSSRILAIFSDILPTEQQKTDALAELGKLTQDPKTNIIKLPNISASIPQLKDAIAELQSKGFNIPSYPDDPKTDEEKALQLRYGKTLGSAVNPVLREGNSDRRAPKAVKEYAKKNPHSMGKWSQASRTHVSHMQSGDFYSSEKSLTLDKDCNVKIEFIAKNGDVTVLKENIALLKGEIIDSMFMSKKQLCEYLEAELNDAKETGVIFSFHVKATMMKVSHPIVFGHAVKIYYKDLFAKHGKLFDELGVNPNDGLSSVYDHIEKLPASVKDEILADMHACYETRPELAMVDSAKGISNLHTPNEVIVDASMPAMIRAGGKMWGPDGKMNDTKAVMPESTFARIYQEIISFCKTHGAFDPTTMGTVPNVGLMAQKAEEYGSHDKTFEMTADGSTRIVDDKGNILLEMDVEEGDIWRMCQVKDAPIQDWVKLAVTRARLSKTPAVFWLDEYRPHENELIKKVNTYLQDHDLTGVDIRIMSQTRAMRYTLERILRGSDTISVTGNILRDYLTDLFPILELGTSAKMLSIVPLMAGGGLFETGAGGSAPKHVKQLLEENHLRWDSLGEFLALCASLEHTAITDGNEKAGILAKTLDEATAKLLDTGKSPSRKTGELDNRGSHFYVALYWAQALAEQTDNEELQAYFKPLAKALSDNEEKIVSDLTTAQWHAVDIGGYYKPNLEQTAAIMRPSALFNEALTTLA, from the coding sequence ATGAGTTCAAAAATTATCTATACGCAAACAGATGAAGCGCCCTTGCTAGCAACGAGTTCGCTCCTTCCAATAATTAAAACATTTGCCGCTGCTGCAGATATTGACGTGCAGTTGGCCGACATATCGTTATCAAGTCGAATCTTGGCAATATTTTCTGATATTTTACCCACTGAGCAGCAGAAAACAGACGCACTAGCGGAACTTGGAAAATTAACCCAAGATCCAAAAACTAATATTATCAAGTTACCCAATATTAGTGCCTCCATTCCTCAGCTTAAAGATGCTATTGCTGAGTTGCAGTCGAAGGGTTTTAATATTCCAAGTTACCCCGATGATCCTAAAACCGATGAAGAAAAAGCGCTTCAGTTAAGATATGGTAAAACGTTAGGCAGTGCTGTTAACCCTGTGTTACGCGAAGGCAATTCAGACCGTCGTGCGCCGAAAGCGGTAAAAGAATACGCAAAGAAAAACCCTCATTCAATGGGTAAGTGGAGCCAAGCTTCAAGAACTCATGTATCTCATATGCAGTCAGGAGATTTTTACTCCAGCGAGAAAAGTTTAACGTTAGATAAAGACTGCAATGTAAAGATTGAATTTATTGCCAAAAATGGTGATGTCACTGTATTGAAGGAAAACATAGCGCTTTTAAAGGGTGAAATCATAGACAGTATGTTTATGAGTAAGAAGCAACTGTGTGAGTACCTTGAAGCAGAGTTGAATGACGCTAAAGAAACTGGGGTTATTTTCTCATTCCATGTGAAAGCAACCATGATGAAAGTATCGCACCCTATTGTTTTTGGCCACGCGGTTAAAATATATTACAAAGATTTATTTGCAAAACACGGTAAGCTTTTTGATGAGTTAGGCGTTAACCCTAATGATGGCTTAAGCAGCGTATATGACCATATCGAGAAATTACCTGCATCCGTTAAAGATGAAATTCTAGCTGACATGCATGCGTGTTATGAAACGCGCCCTGAATTAGCCATGGTTGACTCTGCAAAAGGTATCTCAAATCTACATACACCTAACGAGGTGATTGTTGACGCTTCGATGCCGGCGATGATTCGTGCAGGCGGTAAGATGTGGGGTCCAGACGGCAAAATGAATGATACAAAAGCAGTCATGCCGGAAAGTACGTTCGCTAGGATATATCAAGAAATCATCAGTTTCTGTAAAACTCATGGCGCCTTTGACCCAACAACAATGGGTACAGTCCCTAATGTTGGCCTAATGGCACAAAAAGCAGAAGAGTACGGCTCTCATGACAAAACATTTGAAATGACGGCGGATGGTAGTACACGCATTGTCGATGACAAAGGAAACATCTTGCTTGAAATGGATGTTGAAGAAGGCGATATCTGGAGAATGTGTCAGGTAAAAGACGCACCTATTCAAGACTGGGTGAAATTAGCAGTAACGCGTGCACGCCTATCAAAAACACCGGCTGTTTTTTGGTTAGATGAATACCGCCCTCATGAAAATGAACTCATCAAAAAAGTTAATACATATCTTCAAGACCACGATTTAACCGGTGTTGATATTAGGATTATGTCGCAAACAAGAGCGATGCGTTACACCTTGGAGCGTATCTTACGTGGCAGTGATACGATTTCTGTTACCGGTAATATCCTGCGTGATTACCTCACTGATTTGTTTCCAATTTTAGAATTAGGCACCAGTGCCAAAATGTTATCCATTGTTCCGTTAATGGCAGGTGGCGGTTTATTTGAAACCGGCGCAGGTGGTTCCGCGCCAAAGCACGTTAAGCAGTTATTAGAAGAAAATCACCTGCGCTGGGATTCACTGGGTGAGTTTTTAGCACTTTGTGCATCGTTAGAACACACAGCAATAACAGATGGCAACGAAAAGGCCGGCATATTGGCAAAAACACTTGATGAAGCCACTGCTAAGTTATTAGACACAGGGAAATCCCCTTCACGTAAAACAGGTGAGCTTGACAACAGAGGCAGTCATTTTTATGTTGCACTATATTGGGCTCAAGCACTGGCTGAGCAGACTGACAATGAAGAGTTGCAAGCTTATTTCAAGCCATTAGCAAAAGCGTTATCAGATAACGAAGAAAAAATTGTTAGTGATTTAACTACCGCCCAATGGCATGCGGTTGATATTGGTGGTTATTACAAACCAAATCTTGAACAGACAGCAGCCATAATGAGACCTTCAGCGTTATTTAATGAGGCTCTTACCACATTAGCCTAG
- the soxB gene encoding thiosulfohydrolase SoxB, producing MNRREFNRLLCAGAIAGILPKTSLALSSSLPNYNLPQSGDVRLLHITDCHAQLKPIYFREPNVNIGLNDALGRTPHIVGDAFLSKNKLNKNSIEAHAFTYLNFNSAAREYGKVGGFAHLSTLIKSLRASAGGKNNSLLLDGGDTWQGSATAYWSRGKDMVQAANLLGIDVMTGHWEFTYQEEEVLSNVDDFNGEFLAQNITLTEEALFEGKQAHDEDTGHVFKPYSIKELNGHRIAIIGQAFPYTPVANPKRFIPDWSFGIQNQALQELVDDIKEKEKPAAVILLSHNGMDVDLKLASVVSGIDFILGGHTHDGVPIPVTVKNSSGVTVVTNAGSNGKFIAVLDLNLDNGTLKGYEYRLLPVFSNFIKADSEMSALIDEIRKPYLATLTEELAVSESLLYRRGNFNGTFDQLICDALRHELNAEISLSPGFRWGTTVLPGQAITFEHVMDQTCITYPETYARNMLGTEIKAILEDVADNLFHPDPFYQQGGDMVRVGGMNYTCDPTTNAGKRISNMTLDSGKKIEPNKYYKVAGWATVGSKAPGKPIWEVVANYLRNKKTIRINSINSPNLKNVFNNPGMTL from the coding sequence ATGAATCGTAGAGAATTCAATCGCCTGCTCTGCGCTGGCGCTATCGCGGGCATCTTACCTAAAACAAGCTTAGCCCTTTCAAGCAGTCTCCCCAACTACAACCTTCCCCAAAGCGGTGATGTTCGGCTACTCCATATAACCGACTGTCACGCACAACTTAAGCCTATTTATTTTAGAGAGCCTAATGTCAACATTGGGTTAAATGATGCATTAGGCCGCACACCACATATTGTTGGCGACGCCTTTTTAAGCAAAAACAAGCTAAATAAAAATTCTATTGAAGCACATGCATTTACTTATTTAAACTTCAATTCTGCAGCCAGAGAATACGGCAAAGTCGGTGGTTTCGCGCATTTAAGCACACTCATAAAGTCACTCAGAGCGTCTGCTGGTGGAAAAAACAACAGCCTATTATTGGACGGCGGTGACACATGGCAAGGCTCAGCAACGGCCTACTGGTCACGCGGCAAAGATATGGTTCAAGCAGCCAATTTATTAGGCATAGACGTGATGACCGGACACTGGGAATTCACCTATCAAGAAGAAGAAGTTTTGTCGAATGTCGATGACTTTAACGGCGAATTTTTAGCACAAAACATCACACTAACAGAAGAAGCTTTATTTGAAGGCAAGCAAGCTCATGACGAAGACACTGGGCACGTATTCAAACCTTACAGTATTAAAGAATTAAACGGCCATAGAATCGCCATTATCGGGCAGGCTTTCCCATACACACCCGTGGCCAACCCAAAACGTTTCATTCCTGATTGGAGCTTTGGCATCCAAAATCAGGCGTTACAAGAGCTTGTAGACGATATTAAAGAAAAAGAAAAACCAGCCGCCGTTATTCTTCTTTCTCATAATGGTATGGATGTTGACCTTAAACTCGCGTCCGTTGTTAGCGGTATAGATTTTATTTTGGGCGGACATACACATGATGGCGTCCCCATTCCTGTTACCGTAAAAAATAGTAGCGGCGTGACAGTTGTTACTAATGCCGGTTCAAACGGTAAATTCATTGCTGTACTTGATTTGAATTTAGATAACGGAACGCTAAAGGGTTATGAATATCGCCTACTCCCAGTGTTCTCAAACTTCATTAAAGCTGACAGCGAAATGAGCGCTTTAATTGACGAAATTCGAAAACCCTATCTGGCAACACTAACCGAAGAACTCGCCGTGAGCGAGTCCCTACTTTACCGCCGTGGTAACTTTAATGGTACGTTTGACCAATTGATCTGTGATGCACTTCGCCATGAATTAAATGCAGAAATATCCCTTTCACCCGGTTTTAGATGGGGCACCACCGTACTTCCTGGCCAAGCTATTACCTTTGAACATGTCATGGACCAAACCTGTATTACTTATCCTGAAACCTATGCACGCAACATGCTCGGCACTGAAATTAAGGCCATTTTAGAAGATGTAGCAGATAACCTCTTCCACCCCGACCCGTTCTATCAACAAGGTGGTGATATGGTCCGTGTTGGGGGTATGAATTACACCTGTGACCCCACTACAAACGCCGGCAAACGAATTAGCAATATGACCCTCGATAGTGGCAAGAAAATTGAGCCTAATAAATATTACAAAGTAGCTGGTTGGGCAACAGTTGGATCAAAGGCACCGGGTAAACCAATATGGGAGGTTGTTGCAAACTACTTACGCAACAAAAAAACGATCCGCATTAATAGCATCAATTCACCTAACTTAAAGAATGTCTTTAATAACCCGGGAATGACTCTATAA
- the soxA gene encoding sulfur oxidation c-type cytochrome SoxA — MQKFPGIALEDFANGVYSIDQDAREQWEAMNDFPPYEDDLEIGEELFNTPFSNGKNYASCFENGGINIRQNYPRFDTERNTVITLELAINECRTSNGEDPLPYKKGDLARISAYMASTSEGSLINIIIPNKGDGLTAYQAGKQYYYSKRGQLNFSCSNCHIQNVGRKARSETLSPSLGHPTHFPVYRMKWASLGTMHRRFDICNKQVGAQPLAAQSDAYKNLEYFLTYMSNGLPVNGPASRK, encoded by the coding sequence ATGCAAAAATTTCCAGGTATTGCATTAGAAGACTTTGCCAATGGTGTTTATTCGATTGACCAGGACGCCCGTGAGCAATGGGAAGCCATGAACGACTTCCCGCCCTACGAAGACGACCTTGAGATAGGCGAAGAACTTTTTAATACGCCCTTTAGCAATGGTAAAAACTACGCCAGCTGCTTTGAAAACGGTGGCATTAATATTCGTCAGAATTACCCACGATTTGATACCGAACGTAATACTGTCATTACATTGGAACTGGCTATTAATGAATGTCGGACAAGCAACGGAGAAGACCCGCTGCCGTATAAAAAAGGTGATTTAGCAAGGATATCCGCTTATATGGCATCAACCTCAGAGGGTTCATTAATTAATATTATCATTCCAAACAAAGGAGACGGACTAACAGCCTACCAAGCAGGCAAACAGTATTATTATTCTAAACGAGGGCAGTTAAATTTTTCATGTTCAAACTGCCATATACAAAATGTTGGTCGTAAAGCTCGTTCAGAAACATTAAGCCCTTCATTAGGCCACCCCACTCACTTCCCTGTTTATAGAATGAAATGGGCAAGCCTAGGCACTATGCACAGACGATTTGATATATGCAATAAGCAGGTGGGCGCGCAACCACTTGCCGCTCAAAGTGATGCCTATAAAAACTTGGAGTATTTTTTAACTTATATGAGCAATGGTCTACCTGTTAACGGTCCAGCATCTAGAAAGTAA
- the soxZ gene encoding thiosulfate oxidation carrier complex protein SoxZ, whose translation MKVKAKFKNDITSVRVLAKHPMETGRRVNKETGEKIPAKYIQELTCEYDGKVVFVAQFGTSVSQNPYLAFAFEGGKKGESIQLRWNDNTGDIEKTDATIK comes from the coding sequence ATGAAAGTTAAAGCAAAATTTAAGAACGACATTACCTCAGTACGTGTATTAGCGAAACACCCAATGGAAACTGGCCGTCGCGTTAACAAAGAAACCGGTGAAAAAATCCCTGCAAAATATATACAAGAACTAACCTGTGAATACGATGGAAAAGTAGTTTTTGTTGCTCAATTTGGCACCTCTGTCTCGCAAAACCCATACCTTGCCTTTGCGTTTGAAGGTGGTAAAAAAGGTGAGAGCATACAGCTTCGTTGGAATGACAATACGGGTGATATAGAAAAGACAGACGCTACGATCAAATAA
- the soxY gene encoding thiosulfate oxidation carrier protein SoxY, with amino-acid sequence MDISRRKFLNLLTIGSTACFALMTPLTAWAAWASDAFNATKPEDAYKNLFGSTELVESDQVKLKVPKIAENGGAVPVSVKTSMKNVDSINIFVKDNPQPLTASFKIPSGTIPDISTRIRLAQTSTVTAVIKADGKLFSKSQEVKVTIGGCGG; translated from the coding sequence ATGGATATTTCACGTAGAAAGTTTCTAAACCTGTTAACAATCGGGTCAACTGCTTGCTTCGCACTGATGACCCCTCTTACCGCATGGGCCGCTTGGGCTAGCGATGCCTTTAACGCAACCAAACCAGAAGATGCATACAAAAATTTATTCGGTTCAACTGAGCTGGTTGAAAGCGATCAAGTTAAGCTAAAAGTGCCTAAAATCGCAGAAAATGGCGGCGCTGTTCCTGTATCGGTTAAAACCAGCATGAAAAATGTCGACTCCATCAATATTTTTGTGAAAGACAACCCTCAGCCCTTAACCGCTTCTTTTAAGATCCCTAGTGGCACAATCCCTGATATTTCAACGCGTATTCGTTTAGCACAAACCAGTACCGTAACGGCTGTTATCAAAGCAGATGGCAAGCTTTTCAGTAAAAGCCAAGAAGTAAAAGTAACTATTGGTGGTTGCGGCGGCTAA
- the soxX gene encoding sulfur oxidation c-type cytochrome SoxX, translating into MTFKVINIKNILRLILFSVLSNVAFAESMEGKKLAFDRSKGNCLACHAIDDGEMPGNIGPPLIAMKARFPERAILRAQIWDATSKNPITIMPPFGRHHILSNAEVDKIIDYLYTL; encoded by the coding sequence ATGACATTTAAAGTAATAAACATTAAAAATATTTTACGGCTTATCTTATTTAGCGTGCTATCCAATGTGGCATTTGCTGAAAGTATGGAGGGCAAAAAATTAGCCTTTGACCGATCAAAGGGCAACTGCCTAGCTTGTCACGCAATTGACGACGGGGAGATGCCAGGAAACATTGGGCCACCCCTTATCGCCATGAAAGCGAGGTTCCCAGAACGCGCCATTTTAAGAGCACAAATATGGGATGCTACCAGCAAAAACCCGATTACAATCATGCCACCTTTCGGCAGGCACCATATTCTAAGCAATGCCGAGGTTGACAAAATAATCGATTATTTATACACACTTTAA
- a CDS encoding c-type cytochrome, translating to MCSLSKLFIAVAVVIIAIISTTSFAAGSFGIGKKATLEEIAGWDIDVRPDGKGLPKGQGSVTLGEGLYEEKCASCHGIFGEGEGRWPPLAGGEGSLTEDRPEKTVGSYWPYASTLWDYINRAMPFAAPKTLKPDEVYALTAYVLFLNDLVEDDFILTVNNFAAIKMPNEDNFYIDNRPDTKNIRCMESCKDPDKIIVVQSLRGITPDQKRSSGEEKKSSLSKSASAGQAIYSTSCLICHGSGVAGAPTLNDKEAWTKRLEQGMDTLVKHAIDGFLGDKGIMPAKGGNLSLTDEQIENAVHYMIEAK from the coding sequence ATGTGCAGCTTAAGTAAACTATTTATCGCCGTTGCTGTCGTCATCATTGCTATCATCTCAACAACATCTTTTGCTGCAGGAAGTTTTGGTATCGGTAAAAAAGCAACTTTAGAAGAAATTGCTGGATGGGATATTGACGTCCGGCCAGACGGTAAAGGACTGCCAAAAGGGCAAGGATCCGTCACCCTCGGCGAGGGCTTATATGAAGAAAAATGCGCCTCTTGTCATGGCATATTTGGTGAAGGTGAAGGTCGTTGGCCTCCCCTAGCTGGTGGTGAAGGTTCGCTCACAGAAGACCGTCCTGAAAAAACAGTTGGAAGCTATTGGCCTTATGCTTCAACCTTATGGGATTATATCAATAGGGCCATGCCGTTCGCTGCGCCTAAGACATTAAAACCTGATGAAGTATATGCCCTTACCGCCTACGTTCTTTTTTTAAACGATCTAGTAGAGGATGACTTTATATTAACCGTAAACAATTTCGCGGCCATCAAGATGCCAAATGAAGACAACTTCTATATAGATAACCGGCCTGATACAAAAAATATACGTTGCATGGAAAGCTGCAAAGACCCCGACAAAATCATTGTAGTGCAATCACTACGTGGCATCACGCCTGATCAAAAAAGAAGTTCAGGTGAAGAAAAAAAATCATCTCTAAGCAAATCCGCTAGTGCAGGTCAGGCTATTTACTCAACAAGTTGTTTAATTTGCCATGGAAGCGGCGTTGCTGGCGCACCTACATTAAACGATAAAGAAGCATGGACTAAACGACTCGAGCAAGGCATGGACACCCTTGTAAAACACGCAATTGATGGTTTTCTTGGAGATAAAGGCATAATGCCGGCAAAAGGCGGTAACCTATCATTAACAGACGAACAAATTGAAAATGCCGTTCATTATATGATTGAGGCTAAGTAG
- the soxC gene encoding sulfite dehydrogenase has product MANSKKPESSKAYLAELASQVPSSSRRDFLKKGVKFSTGLVAASVTGGAISDNLPPNTPIWSKTLGTGVVSAPYGAPSKFEKNVIRRTVPWLTADKISSISMSPIHELKGIITPNGLVFERYHAGAPIINPEEHRLIIHGLVDNPLIFTMDDLMRFPSESVINFLECPANGGMEWRGPQMEALQFTHGMISCCEWTGVRLSTLLEEVGVQNTGKWVLAEGADGASMSRSIPIGKALDDALIVYAQNGEKLRPEQGYPVRLFNPGWEGNTSVKWLRRLEIGDKPWHHREETSKYTDLMPDGRARRFSYEQEANSVITSPCPENPWSTKGSYEIEGLAWSGRGKIKQVDISINGGVSWQPARLKGLVLSKALTRFSLPFKWDGAPGLLQSRAIDETGYVQPTLTQLRNVRGTNSIYHKNSIHTWQLQSNGSIKNVQLK; this is encoded by the coding sequence ATGGCGAACTCAAAAAAACCAGAGAGCTCTAAAGCATACCTTGCTGAATTAGCTAGCCAAGTCCCTTCCTCTTCACGAAGGGATTTCCTAAAAAAAGGTGTTAAATTTAGCACTGGCCTTGTCGCAGCATCTGTCACAGGCGGAGCCATCTCGGACAACCTACCGCCTAACACCCCAATCTGGAGTAAGACACTAGGCACGGGGGTTGTCTCAGCCCCATACGGGGCCCCATCAAAATTTGAAAAAAATGTTATTCGACGCACAGTACCTTGGCTAACCGCTGATAAAATTTCATCCATCAGCATGTCGCCCATTCATGAATTAAAAGGCATTATTACCCCAAATGGTCTTGTTTTTGAGCGCTATCATGCCGGCGCACCGATAATTAACCCTGAGGAACATCGCTTAATAATCCATGGCTTAGTTGACAACCCACTGATATTCACGATGGATGATCTAATGAGGTTTCCATCTGAATCCGTTATCAACTTTCTTGAATGCCCTGCTAACGGCGGCATGGAATGGCGTGGACCTCAAATGGAAGCCCTGCAGTTCACACACGGCATGATCAGCTGTTGCGAGTGGACAGGGGTACGTTTATCTACATTACTTGAGGAAGTGGGCGTTCAAAACACAGGCAAATGGGTTTTAGCAGAAGGCGCAGATGGAGCTAGCATGAGCCGTAGTATTCCTATAGGTAAAGCCTTAGATGATGCGCTTATCGTTTACGCTCAAAACGGTGAAAAGCTCCGTCCAGAACAAGGCTACCCCGTCCGCCTGTTTAACCCTGGCTGGGAAGGGAACACATCGGTTAAGTGGTTACGCCGTTTAGAAATTGGCGATAAACCATGGCACCACCGAGAAGAAACATCGAAATACACCGACCTCATGCCAGATGGCCGTGCTCGTCGTTTCTCGTACGAACAAGAAGCTAATTCCGTTATTACATCACCCTGCCCTGAAAACCCATGGAGTACAAAAGGCTCATACGAAATTGAAGGCTTAGCGTGGAGTGGACGAGGAAAAATCAAACAGGTCGATATTTCAATTAATGGTGGTGTTTCATGGCAGCCGGCTAGACTAAAAGGACTGGTCTTATCAAAGGCCCTTACGCGTTTTTCCTTGCCATTTAAGTGGGATGGCGCACCCGGTCTACTACAAAGCCGTGCGATCGATGAGACGGGTTATGTTCAACCAACACTAACTCAGCTCCGCAATGTCCGCGGCACAAACTCCATTTACCATAAGAACTCAATTCATACTTGGCAATTACAAAGCAATGGAAGTATCAAAAATGTGCAGCTTAAGTAA